Genomic DNA from bacterium:
GGGGCCAGTGAAGTCGCCTGGCCGTTGACTACCTCGACCCTGACGACGGTCTGCGCCTTTCTGCCCTTATTATTCTGGCCTGGGATTATGGGGGAATTTATGGGCTTTCTCCCCAAGACCGTCATTATAACCTTGATCGCTTCCTTAGCCGTAGCCCTAATCATGAATCCTACCTTCTGCGCCTCTTTTCTTTCGGCCAAAAAGAAGGGCGAGAAGAAACACTTAATATTAAATATTTATGAAAAATCCCTGCTCTTTATCCTGAAACACCGGCTTTTGACGGTCGCTATCTTCTTGATAATGCTCGTGGCCAGTATCGCCTCTTTTATCCGTTGGGGCAGTGGGGTGGAATTTTTCCCTGAAGTTGACCCGGAGCGGGCCTACATAAACATTGAAGCCCCGGAAGGGACAACGCTTTCGACCTCCCTTAAATTGGCCTTACCCTTTGAAGAAGAACTAAGCCAGTGTCCTGACATCAAATACTTTATTACCAATATTGGCTCAGGGGGGGGCGGCCGCCATAGCTTTTCCGGCGATGGGCCTGGCATGAGCAACAACAGCCAGGTAGCCGTCGAGTTTGTGGATTTTGAGGACCGAGGCATTCCTTCACCACTCCTGATTGATAAGATCCGCCAAAAGACAGAGGATGTGATCGGGGCAGAGGTTTTTATCAAGGAAGAAGAGTTCGGGCCGCCTTCTGGGTTACCGGTTAATATTGAAATTTCAGGCGAAGACTTTGAAACCTTAGGACGGCTGGCCAAAGAAGTCAGGGAGAAAATAAAGGATATCCCCGGGATAGTTAACTTAGAAGACGATTATGTTCAGGGCAAGCCTGAGCTCCGACTGAAGATAGACAAGGAAAAGGCATTGCTTCTTGGACTTTCGCCTTCTTTGGTAGCCAATACGGTTAAGAGCGCTATCGCTGGGATTCACGTGGGAGAATATCGTGATGGTGAAGATGAATACGATATCATTGCCCGACTGCCGGAAGCCAAGAGAAAAAGTATTGAAGGCATCGAAGGCCTGACCATTTCCGACTATTCTGGCCGGCCTATTCCGCTGAGCACCGTAGCTAAGGTCGAATTTGGCGGCGGGTTGGGGGTGGTGAGAAGGATAGACCAAAAGAGAGCCGTGACGGTTTCATCAGATGTCTACGGCCGCCTGCCGAATGATGTCTTGGGTGATGTGCGCCGTCTGTTGGCTGACCTGGATCTTCCCAATGGATATAAAATATCCTTTACCGGTCAGAATAAAGAGCAAGAGGAAGCAAAGGATTTTTTAAGCAAGGCCTTCTGGTGGGCCATCTTTTTGATCGCTTTAGTCCTTATCACCGAGTTTAATTCCATTAGCCGGCCCTTCATCATTATGACTTCGGTCATACTCTCGCTAATGGGCGTATTCTTAGGCTTGCTCATTACCCGCACCCCCTTCGGCATAATTATGACCGGCGTGGGTGTCATTAGCTTAGCCGGGGTGGTGGTCAACAATGCTATTGTGCTCATCGATTATATCGAGCAGCTAAGAAAAACCGGGATGGTTACTTCGACCGCTGTAGTCAAAGCCGGACTGGTGCGTTTTCGGCCGGTAATGCTGACGGCTATTACGACTATCCTGGGCCTGTTGCCAATGGCGGTCGGGGTGAGTTTTGATTTTCACCAGATGAGATTGGTGATCGGCGGCGAAAGCAGCCAATTCTGGAGCCCTATGGCCGTAGCCGTTATCTTCGGCCTCTCCGTAGCCACCCTTCTTACCCTGGGCGTGGTTCCTGTCCTCTACTCCTTATTTGACAGCCTGAAAAAAAGCCTCGGCAAAAAGTCTTGACCTTGAGCCGAATTTATGTTATAAAATGGTGACTATTCAGCCTATCCATAGTTAATATCTACAGGGGGAATTATTCAGCCACGGATTAACACGGATTAGCACGGATAAAATAATTGTAATAAAAATGTCTGACCGAATAACCATTGGGTCATTTATCATTTCGCTGGTTTTTCACGGGATATTGTTCGCTATCTGTTTAAGTATTAGTCCGCCTGAGCCGGAACAGGAGATGGTGATTGAAATAGCCTTTATTGAGATAGAATCACTACCTCCTGTAGAGGAGAAGGTGATCAAAGAGGAAGAACCTCCATCGACAGAACCGGAGCCGGAACCAAAATCTGAACCTGAGCCAATATTGAAACCGGAACCTTCCATCCAGAAAGAGATGCCTCTACCGCCGGCACCGGAACCGATAGGGAAAAAACCCTCCCCTTTGCGTGAGGTTTTAGATGTCCCCTTTGAGGGTGATGACTTAGAGGCGAGGGCCAGGGAGGGAAAAGAAGAAGCTGTTACCCAAGACATGGCCACTAATTCTCCTGTTTATACCAGCCAGCCTCAATCTCCGAAAACAGAGGGAGCAGAAGGTAATAAGAAGACAAGAGATAGCTTCTTCCACTTAGTAAAGAAAAAGATTGAGGCGGTAAAA
This window encodes:
- a CDS encoding efflux RND transporter permease subunit — encoded protein: MIITNTAIKHRVTVYASMVIILIIGIYFYLTLPREAAPDITIPFIIVSTDYEGVAPSDIETLISIPIEKKLTGLADVEEIRSISAEGHSTITIEFAPSVDIDDALRKVKDKVEAAEGDLPAGADDPSVMEINFSEFPIMLVNISGERHLMELKAIAEELEDHIEAIRGVLDVQIIGGLEREIRVEFDMNRVAAYRIPFNEIVASVRQGNINLPGGSVEIDEAKYTLRIPAEYKNPTEIYNLIVYVRDGQPVYLRDVATVVDGFKERDSLSRFKGKESITLSIQKRSGENIIFIAKAVKAILAEAEKRLPKDVKITITQDLSQMIEEIVKELENNILTGLILILVVIFIFIGGLSALFIASAIPFSMLMAFAVFSAMGITLNMVVLFSLILALGMLVDNGIVIVENTYRHLQEGREREEAARIGASEVAWPLTTSTLTTVCAFLPLLFWPGIMGEFMGFLPKTVIITLIASLAVALIMNPTFCASFLSAKKKGEKKHLILNIYEKSLLFILKHRLLTVAIFLIMLVASIASFIRWGSGVEFFPEVDPERAYINIEAPEGTTLSTSLKLALPFEEELSQCPDIKYFITNIGSGGGGRHSFSGDGPGMSNNSQVAVEFVDFEDRGIPSPLLIDKIRQKTEDVIGAEVFIKEEEFGPPSGLPVNIEISGEDFETLGRLAKEVREKIKDIPGIVNLEDDYVQGKPELRLKIDKEKALLLGLSPSLVANTVKSAIAGIHVGEYRDGEDEYDIIARLPEAKRKSIEGIEGLTISDYSGRPIPLSTVAKVEFGGGLGVVRRIDQKRAVTVSSDVYGRLPNDVLGDVRRLLADLDLPNGYKISFTGQNKEQEEAKDFLSKAFWWAIFLIALVLITEFNSISRPFIIMTSVILSLMGVFLGLLITRTPFGIIMTGVGVISLAGVVVNNAIVLIDYIEQLRKTGMVTSTAVVKAGLVRFRPVMLTAITTILGLLPMAVGVSFDFHQMRLVIGGESSQFWSPMAVAVIFGLSVATLLTLGVVPVLYSLFDSLKKSLGKKS
- a CDS encoding energy transducer TonB codes for the protein MSDRITIGSFIISLVFHGILFAICLSISPPEPEQEMVIEIAFIEIESLPPVEEKVIKEEEPPSTEPEPEPKSEPEPILKPEPSIQKEMPLPPAPEPIGKKPSPLREVLDVPFEGDDLEARAREGKEEAVTQDMATNSPVYTSQPQSPKTEGAEGNKKTRDSFFHLVKKKIEAVKSYPGWAKRQGFEGVVKVEFTIRQEGEIDNIRIVKSSGYRILDKAALATIKRACPFPKPPSDLGEKLKITVPIVYRLLEE